The DNA window GTGAGCGCCGCCTCCGAGGTCAGCTGCACACAGAACAGCGTTGGAGACCCGACAGAAGCGCCACGCCGGCGCAGCTACCTTGCACAGGATGTCTATCTGGTAGATGGTGGGGTACTgggtgaaggtgatggtgaggaAGGTGGGCACGCACTCCCCTGGACTCAGGCTGCCCTCCTCAGGATAGATCTGCACCACCTGAGCACAGTGGGGGTCAGACACCGAGGGTCAGTCGCAATCTCTGATGAGCCACAGTCACAGTGTCCAGCGCCCCAAGAGCGCCGAGCTGGAACCACTCCCCCAGCCAgaccagtgttgccacagctACTTTGACGACGGAATCCCACgactgattactccctcaaaaagtaactgaGTTACTTCACTGATTACTTGACTTGAAAAGTAACTAATGCCAATGGTTTGCTTTGACTCACTCTGACCCATTGGACCGAAAACCAATGGTTTTaatccacacacaaaaagcaacaagtttgaaaaacaaaacaaagtcataTATCGCCATTTATATCAtacaatgaagttaaaaaaggaCTAAAATAATAATGGGGCATTGCCTACAAGGTAGAAGAGTACTGagcctcagtgtgtcacgtctcctgtgggccacctggaggcagtagttgcacttaagtggctgctgtgactCGCCTCCACGCTGCGTCGCAGTTATCGGAAGCGACGGTGACTGAGACaagtaactttaatttgatGACTTTGACAGTAACGTGTTGGATTTACACTGCAAAAGGTTGTGATAGAAGAGTAACGCGTTACTAAGTAACCGTCCAAAACGGCGTGGAGAACTCCTCCTCCAGGTGGCAGCTGAGCTGAAGCTCTTGAGAGCATCATCTCTGCTGGACATCTTCAGGTTCATTTTCTCACACTCATCTGCGAGAAGCCGGTTTCTCCAGCGTGGAGACGTCACCCACCTGGTGGCTGCCCTGCTGACTCAGGTCCCAGACAAAGTGGACCGACTCCTTGTCGGACCTgttggtgaggaagatgatgttGGAGGTTTGCGAGCCCACGGTGACGTCGCCCAGGGCCAGCACGTTCTCCGACAGGAAGACCACCTGAGAGAGCCACACGTGAGCCACGACGGCCAGCAGGACGGGACGCGCTGCTCTCACTTCTTCAGGGAAGGGGATCCTGGGGACGTCCTTGTAGAGGAACTGGTTGGTGGAGGCCTGGACCGGCGTGTGGAGCCCCTGGCCTTCAAAGCGCACGGTGGTGGAGTCCCCGCCTTCAACGTGGATGGGGATGTCCATCTGCGGAGACAGGAGGCAGCAGTTGGACTTGGCTCTCCAGAGTGAGGCGGGCGACGCCACCTACCAGGTAGGTCTTCAGCTCAAATGGAGAGAAGATGAACTCCAGCGAGGCGAGAGCGCCGGGCAAGATCTGGCCTCTGGGATTGAGGCAGGACAGCACTGGGTGGTTGAAGTtgtcctcctgcagctgagaCAGCGAAGCCTGGTCCACTTCATACTGGACCGGCACCGCCCCTGCGTTGTAGATCTCATACAcctgacacacagagacacggcGGTCGAGTCTGCCTCGCTCTGATGGGACTATGATCCCAACACGTCTGCAGGGTAAAGGCTCCGCCCGCCCACTGATAGCAGCGCAGCGGCTCCACTCTGGGCGTCTCCTGGTTGACAGACCTCCTGTCTCTAACAAAGAGCGGCCAGTGAGCTCAGCTGGGAGAGGAGGACCACCGCTCCACAGCCTGACGTACAGGACTATGTGAGGTGAGAGGACCACGGATGCTGGGCTGCATGAGGAATCCCAGCACCGGGGGCAGAGAGCAGCCGACTCAGAGAGGTGCCCGGggtccatgctggaccctggaGTCCGGCCGGAGCCggctctgctgctccagcctCTGCGTCTGTGCTGAGGGCAGTTCCTGcctcctccagcagagggcagcgtGTGCAGCCACCTACCTGCAGCGGGGGCATCAGCTCACTGACGGCGACCGCCGTGAAGACGTGGTGCTTGGTGTTGAACTGCAGGAAGGGCCGGTTGTTCTCCAGCGTCAGGCCCAGGAAGTTGAGCTGCGAGTGGAGCAGAAGTCAGGCGCGGGAACGCCGGAGCTGAGGGGCGgcgggagggggaggggcagcTCACCCAAATCTCTTTGTCGTGCGAGAGTTTGAACGTGATGGGAAGGTGATTGGTCCCGACAAACTGGTGCCTGTGAGGGAAGAGCGGTGAGAGGCGGCGGCGAGAGCCTCCTCCCAGACCACCCACCTGTAGCTGAACTGCACGGCGCTCTGCTGGCCGGGCTGCAACACGCCCGAGCGAGGGGAGATGTTGAAGAGATGGTTGGACTCGGCCTGTGGGGAAGACCCGGGTCAGCGCGGGGACAGAGAGCAGGGCGAGGCGCAGCCTCACCTTCATCTGGTGCAGCTCGCTGTCGCTGAACTCTCCCGTCTCCGCCCAGTACTCCAGCTCGATGTGCTGGTCCTCGGGCAGCAGGAAGGACCTGGTGGGAGGAGCCAGAGCCGGTGAGCGGTCAGCGACGGCAGGAAgagcctcacacacacgcaccagtCCACGGGGATGCAGCCCGGGTTGTAGAACTTCAGCACAAAGGTGGAGGGGTCGGAGTTGACTGGAGCCGCCACGAACTTGAAGTCCAGCATGGTTCTGTTGACTATGGTGGCGCAGGAGGTGCGACtgaagacaggaaggaagacGTGAGCCTTGTCCCCCTGAAGAAGGTGGAGTCGCACGGCGAGCTTGCGGCGCACCTCTGAGGGGAGGTGGGTCCTGACAGAGCCGTGGAGCTGCTGACCAGCTTGTCGTTGAAgtcgtccagcagcagcagcttccacaGCTGGCCCCTGCTGAACCTGCCGGCGCTGCCGCCGCCACGGGCGTCGATCACCTGCAGAGTGGCGTAGACGCCCTCCGCTCGCACCTCGCACGCCATCCGAGGAGGAGAGGACGCctggcctgcagggggcggcgCAACAAGACAGGCTTGAAGGAGCACAGGAAACTGCTCaagatggaggtggagatggagatggtatTCACCGCTCGCGTTCAGCGTCTGATAGCTGATGGTCCACAAGAACTGGGCCTGTTTGTGGGGCCTGAAGGTGGCCTGCACCACCAGGGTGGTGTGGGAGGCAACGGTCCGGCTGGTGCAGTCCAGAAGCAGAGCTGAGGAGACAGTGAGCAGCGATGAGGAACACGTCACAGAGTTCCACAAGGCTCCAGCAGAGACTTCAGCAATTCCACCAATGTTCTCCTTCACATCTGAGGTCAGAAGCAAAGAGGTCCAATGTCCTCCAGAGAGTcccgggtctgccccagggcctcctcccaggctctcctctgagtctctcctggatgactgagcttgaGAAACTCTCTGGGTCactgcaggtgagaggagaaacccagggggcagcagagagctgtgtcttctggctcagctctttcttctcatGACTGAAGATCTGCCTCCATCCgtccctcactcatgaaacagACCCATAGTTactgacctcctccaccaggggAAGCGCTCATCTCCCCCctgactgagaaccatggtctcagaatCAGAAGAGCCCTTCCTTATCTTGTCCATCATTTCTCGACTGACACGTTGGAACAAACAGAAGACAGCGGAGCAGACTTTACCTTTTGGCCCAGGTTTAGCCGGCTGCTCATCGGGAAGAATCTGACTGACACAGAGGCTGAAGGTCACGGGACAGAGGCTCCTGTTGACCAGAGGAATCTCAATGGACCTGTAGCTTCCCACCAGAGTCTCGGCCACGTCCACCACGGCACGCTCAGCCTGAGGAGAGAGCGGGCGCAGTTGAAGTCCAGTCCTGTGACGCTGGCCGCGGCTCGCTCCCACCGTCAGCAAGCCCACGGCGCCCACTCCCACCACGCTCAGGCTCATCTGAGACTTGTTGGACCCTGGAGTCTGCACCGGCCAGAAGCTGAGGGATGGTTTGGCCATGTAGGTTTCCTCAGCCTGAGGGCTGAAGGTCCACGCCTGCGCCTGcgcaacacaacacacagcaggTGACGTGACCCCTCCCACTGGTGAGGACCGCCGTGAGCCCATCATCTCACCGTGACCGGTCTTGTTCTCACCGGGTCACAAGGCCTGAACATCTATATTGATCTGTATCCCACTAAGTCCTCAGTTCCCCTCAACACGTCACTGTCATGAGAAGAGCTCTGCAGCCAGGACCTCAGAGCCTGGACTCCAGTCATGAAAGGCTCTCACCAGGCTCTGGTTGGGCTGCAGTTCACCAGTTTCGGGCTGAACGAAGAAAACCTCCTGGTCCGCCTCCGGGACGCTCCACTGGAACCTGCCATCACAGAAGAGACTGAGGACGAAGCTCCAGTCAGAGAGGAGCCGGAGCGGCGTGCGGGACACACACCTGAGGGGAAAGCGGCAGGTGTTCCTGATGTGGTGGGCTCGCTGAGAGGTGGAGCCCAACATGGTGGGTTTGAAGTACAAGCAGGACTCGGCCTCCACAGCAGGCTTCTCCACCGTGCTGACCACCAACACCTTCTGCGCAGACGCAACATGAGACTGCTGAACCTCACCAGCCACTCATCAACATCAGACTTGAGTTACGGACTGAGAACAGCGACACGTGGTCAACACTGGCTCGGGTCTGATCCAGGCAGAAACGACTGGATCAGGTGACGTCTGGTTGAGTTCACGCTGGTGTCTAACCCAGTGTTTTGGTTCCATCTGTGTCATCATTTCAGCTTCAGGTTTATTGAAGCGAAGCAGCCACTTGAGTGGTGTTTTTAGGAGTCAGTACGAAGCAGATCCCTTCCATGAACACGAACCACTTTTTGAGTGACGGGTGGACGGTATCGGATCAACCGATCCCAGGACCGGGCGTGAGTCAGTGGTACCAACTCATCCTTAACTTGTAGTGCTGCATCTGAGCTCAGggttcaaatgtttttcatgagCTTCTGGGAGCCGGGACGCACCTGGTGGACCTGGGATGAATTGAGCTGCAGGGTCATGTGGAAGCCCTGCTTGGGGCAGGCCTCGGTGGGAGTGGTTCCCAGCGTCAGGATGTGCAGCCCCCCGGGCCGGATCCAGCCGCAGCTGGGCAGAACCGTCACGGCGGAGGCCAGGCTGGGCTCCGAGCTCAGCTGGCAGCTCCAGGAGTAGGTGAGCGGCAGGTCGCTGAAGTTCCTCAGCAGCACCGAGTGAGT is part of the Synchiropus splendidus isolate RoL2022-P1 chromosome 10, RoL_Sspl_1.0, whole genome shotgun sequence genome and encodes:
- the cfap65 gene encoding cilia- and flagella-associated protein 65 isoform X5, whose protein sequence is MNPSPVTATLTLSRLPGGPPLLGAEFTCNVMKGTVAAGEAQSITVTFAPVVADTVSVENVVIRCRGALNNTVLQLTGQCIGPAVSISTTVVNFGRVKLGQTGSQQVELLNSSSVEALFSWDLDCCGHSVFSIQPPCGAVPPRGRTLLRVCYKPTQPIVHYRRVTCFLLYREALELDIMGTCHSELHQPAVLKPEHLVLYSIQQHKKLCPARRKKQPEQLSAAADSSPEKSSPSGWSPEVSGTPSELLFNHQLSPASPRSAASQAVSITNHTRVTLSLVWTIAVDSPFSVHPATGELAPLKSTSFRVKYEPKQLNTLHGGQLECYAFEKQEFDHVKERLLSPPRYFILRVIGHSFQPGKEHFVPKCSLDPSQVMFAGLGYSTHSVLLRNFSDLPLTYSWSCQLSSEPSLASAVTVLPSCGWIRPGGLHILTLGTTPTEACPKQGFHMTLQLNSSQVHQKVLVVSTVEKPAVEAESCLYFKPTMLGSTSQRAHHIRNTCRFPLRFQWSVPEADQEVFFVQPETGELQPNQSLAQAWTFSPQAEETYMAKPSLSFWPVQTPGSNKSQMSLSVVGVGAVGLLTAERAVVDVAETLVGSYRSIEIPLVNRSLCPVTFSLCVSQILPDEQPAKPGPKALLLDCTSRTVASHTTLVVQATFRPHKQAQFLWTISYQTLNASGQASSPPRMACEVRAEGVYATLQVIDARGGGSAGRFSRGQLWKLLLLDDFNDKLVSSSTALSGPTSPQSRTSCATIVNRTMLDFKFVAAPVNSDPSTFVLKFYNPGCIPVDWSFLLPEDQHIELEYWAETGEFSDSELHQMKAESNHLFNISPRSGVLQPGQQSAVQFSYRHQFVGTNHLPITFKLSHDKEIWLNFLGLTLENNRPFLQFNTKHHVFTAVAVSELMPPLQVYEIYNAGAVPVQYEVDQASLSQLQEDNFNHPVLSCLNPRGQILPGALASLEFIFSPFELKTYLMDIPIHVEGGDSTTVRFEGQGLHTPVQASTNQFLYKDVPRIPFPEEVVFLSENVLALGDVTVGSQTSNIIFLTNRSDKESVHFVWDLSQQGSHQVVQIYPEEGSLSPGECVPTFLTITFTQYPTIYQIDILCKLTSEAALTEYYTACQRWKREAERKQFEFTITDKDLVEKPRDVEGRPQPPGKGPALRRYKALPPIAPSTGDTAACCSIVAERKLLRRHVEVQKQPEGPKSLLLHLAVTATSHKPPPEAHTPDHLHKMHYQILDAGSPDVWDELAHVPDIDVLSHVLTTILRDVVEEEDFAESLISLKSRSDVLRPEASDHALLSSFAPQPSAQSVETPEKPLGPVDLVENAIARKVPEVPLDICEDILMNTIQNLLTEAARGDFELTSEPLTVFLPPFSCR